From the Deltaproteobacteria bacterium genome, the window AAGAATTCACCCACTCCAATATGCCCTCTTATCTGACCGGTTACGGCCATGATGACGATGTCTTGAGAAATGTGGTTGTATGCATCCGAACTTATTATGGTTGCGGGGCGTTTCTTTGCGGCGGATTGATCACTGAAAGGAAAAGGGACAAGGATAACATCTCCTCTATTGTACCGCGTCATAAACAGCGTCCTCCTTGTTATCCCAAATTCTCCGGAATGAATCGGCGGACAACGTCTGAGAAGATCTTGCGAGGCGCTCCTTTTCTCTTTTGATTTCTACGAATTGAATAAAATCAAGAACTTCTCCAAGGGCGTCTTCAGGCAATTTATCAATTTCCCTTATGATCAGTTGTTTATTAGACATTTCCCTCTCTCCTTTCAATTCAGAATATATATTATCTGGCCTTAGCCTTCTCAAGTCAATCCTAAAGTATAATAAACTGAGAGGCTTTCGTTGCCTTTCTTTCGCTCTAACCAGATCACCTATATCTTTTTTTTCTTTTTGATCGCCTTGGGTTTTTGGAGGAAAACCGATTTGATAAATGGTTTATAAAAT encodes:
- a CDS encoding toxin-antitoxin system, antitoxin component, Xre family protein, giving the protein MSNKQLIIREIDKLPEDALGEVLDFIQFVEIKREKERLARSSQTLSADSFRRIWDNKEDAVYDAVQ
- a CDS encoding type II toxin-antitoxin system PemK/MazF family toxin, with the protein product MTRYNRGDVILVPFPFSDQSAAKKRPATIISSDAYNHISQDIVIMAVTGQIRGHIGVGEFLIEDWQPAGLLRPSAVKSAISTVEQRLVIKILGKFSMKDLSALEKALKELFDLR